One Rhea pennata isolate bPtePen1 chromosome 3, bPtePen1.pri, whole genome shotgun sequence DNA segment encodes these proteins:
- the KCNF1 gene encoding potassium voltage-gated channel subfamily F member 1: MAGDSSFLDVDTDVSEKIKETEIVVNVGGVRQVFYRDNLNQYPETRLAELVNCLSGGYDSIFSLCDDYDPGKREFYFDRDPDAFKCIIDVYYLGEIHMKKGICPICFKNEMEFWKVDLKFLDDCCKTHLSEKKEELEEIARRVQLILDDLGVDASENRWKRCQKYIWKFMEKPESSYPARVIAVLSFLFILISSVVMCVGTIPDLQVIDPEGNRMEHPTLDSIETACIGWFTMEYVLRLISSPNKLYFALSFMNIVDVLAILPFYVSLILTHLGAKLMELSNVQQAVQALRIMRIARIFKLARHSSGLQTLTYALKRSFKELGLLLMYLAVGIFVFSALGYTMEQSHPETLFKSIPQSFWWAIITMTTVGYGDIYPKTTLGKLNAAISFLCGVIAIALPIHPIINNFVRYYNKQRVLETAAKHELELMELNSAEGKAASAKSKPKDFAREGKEGPFRSSRLKVSHSDTFIHLLSEEKHYRTRLQSCK; the protein is encoded by the coding sequence ATGGCAGGTGACTCCAGTTTCCTAGATGTGGATACTGATGTATcagaaaaaatcaaagaaacagAGATTGTAGTCAATGTTGGTGGGGTAAGGCAGGTGTTCTACAGAGATAACCTGAACCAGTATCCAGAAACACGGCTGGCAGAGCTGGTCAACTGTTTATCAGGGGGATATGACAGCATATTCTCCCTCTGTGATGACTATGATCCGGGAAAAAGAGAGTTTTACTTTGACAGAGACCCAGACGCTTTCAAATGCATTATTGATGTATACTACCTTGGAGAAATTcacatgaagaaaggaatatgcCCTATATGTTTCAAGAATGAAATGGAATTTTGGAAAGTGGATCTTAAATTTTTGGATGACTGCTGCAAAACTCACCTGagtgagaaaaaggaggaaCTGGAAGAAATAGCCCGAAGAGTGCAATTGATTCTAGATGACTTGGGAGTAGATGCCTCCGAAAATCGTTGGAAAAGATGCCAAAAATACATCTGGAAATTCATGGAGAAGCCGGAATCGTCCTACCCAGCTAGAGTAATTGCAGTCCTGtcctttctgtttattttgatCTCCTCCGTAGTGATGTGTGTGGGGACCATTCCTGACCTGCAGGTCATAGATCCAGAAGGGAATCGCATGGAGCATCCAACCCTGGACAGCATAGAGACTGCCTGTATAGGCTGGTTCACCATGGAGTATGTGCTTAGACTCATCTCTTCTCCAAATAAACTCTACTTTGCTCTGTCTTTCATGAACATTGTTGATGTGCTAGCAATACTTCCCTTCTATGTCAGCTTGATCTTGACGCACTTGGGAGCCAAACTCATGGAGCTGAGCAATGTCCAACAGGCTGTGCAGGCACTGCGCATCATGAGGATTGCAAGGATTTTCAAGCTTGCACGGCACTCCTCGGGACTCCAGACTCTAACATATGCTCTGAAAAGAAGCTTCAAGGAGCTGGGACTGCTCCTGATGTACTTAGCTGTGGGaatctttgtcttttctgcCCTGGGTTATACCATGGAACAAAGTCACCCTGAAACCTTATTTAAAAGCATCCCTCAGTCATTTTGGTGGGCAATCATCACCATGACCACAGTTGGATATGGAGACATATACCCTAAAACAACGCTAGGAAAACTGAATGCTGCCATCAGTTTTCTTTGCGGGGTGATAGCAATTGCCCTTCCCATCCATCCCATCATTAACAACTTTGTCAGGTATTATAACAAACAGAGAGTTTTAGAAACAGCTGCTAAACATGAACTGGAGCTGATGGAACTAAACTCAGCTGAGGGGAAAGCTGCAAGTGCCAAGAGCAAACCAAAGGATTTTGCAAGGGAAGGCAAGGAGGGTCCTTTTCGTAGCAGTCGATTAAAAGTCTCCCACAGTGATACCTTCATTCATCTGCTGTCAGAAGAGAAGCACTACAGGACCAGGCTTCAAAGCTGCAAGTAA